Proteins from one Pygocentrus nattereri isolate fPygNat1 chromosome 16, fPygNat1.pri, whole genome shotgun sequence genomic window:
- the LOC108431293 gene encoding transmembrane gamma-carboxyglutamic acid protein 3 yields the protein MAAAFLDDKDANSLLKRFPRANGFLEEFRQGNIERECVEESCSFEEANEVFENKEKTMEFWKTRSVYTVNSNAESRSERADTVYMVVPLLGVALLIIIALFLIWRCQLQKATRRRPAYTQNRYLANRNARSLPRILVHRDGPSHTDSSHDRPTVVVSGGGGGERGGGATATQDTSNHASQAPNGRGLYVQDSSVSVASRLSGATPPPSYEEVTGHLECSSDETTAPYSDPPPKYEEIVKEK from the exons ATGGCAGCAG CATTCCTAGATGATAAGGATGCAAACTCACTCCTCAAGCGTTTTCCACGGGCCAATGGATTCCTGGAAGAGTTTCGGCAGGGCAACATCGAGAGGGAGTGCGTGGAAGAGAGCTGCAGTTTTGAGGAGGCCAACGAGGTGTTTGAGAACAAGGAAAAAACA ATGGAGTTTTGGAAGACGCGCAGTGTCTACACAGTGAACAGCAATGCCGAATCACGATCAGAGCGGGCGGACACCGTGTACATGGTGGTGCCGCTGCTCGGCGTGGCACTCCTCATCATCATCGCGCTTTTCCTCATCTGGCGCTGCCAGCTACAGAAGGCCACGCGCCGGCGCCCGGCCTATACACAGAACCGCTACTTGGCCAACCGCAATGCCCGCAGCCTTCCCAGAATCCTTGTGCACCGTGACGGTCCATCCCACACAGACAGTTCCCATGACAGGCCCACTGTGGTGGTCAGTGGCGGAGGCGGTGGAGAAAGAGGGGGTGGAGCCACAGCCACCCAGGACACCTCCAATCATGCTAGTCAAGCTCCGAACGGCCGGGGCCTCTATGTCCAGGATTCGTCTGTGTCCGTGGCTTCACGTCTGTCTGGGgccactcctcctccttcctaTGAGGAAGTGACAGGCCACTTGGAGTGCAGCAGCGACGAGACCACAGCTCCTTACAGTGACCCACCGCCCAAATATGAGGAGATAGTTAAAGAAAAGTGA
- the ripply1 gene encoding protein ripply1, producing MNSACLVATQTPFVNPSAFVQAEIQPGGQQSPMSSRAVLWRPWLITSQDGCKRNKLACPYTRPTMTGNTTADGKTQSFQHPVRLFWPKSKSYDYLYSDGEALLRNFPVQATISFYDESDSEDEEEEQDDWEEEEDSEEKECLKPQSHFTTYN from the exons ATGAATTCTGCCTGCCTCGTCGCCACCCAGACGCCTTTCGTCAACCCTTCAGCTTTTGTCCAGGCTGAGATCCAGCCTGGTGGGCAGCAGTCTCCCATGAGCAG CCGTGCTGTCCTGTGGAGACCCTGGCTCATCACCAGCCAAGATGGGTGCAAGAGGAACAAGCTCGCATGT CCTTACACCAGACCAACAATGACGGGTAACACCACAGCAGATGGCAAAACTCAGTCTTTCCAGCACCCTGTCAG ACTCTTCTGGCCAAAGTCCAAGTCATATGACTACCTCTACAGCGATGGCGAAGCTCTGCTGAGAAATTTCCCAGTCCAGGCAACCATCAGCTTCTACGATGAGTCAGACAGcgaggatgaggaagaggaacAGGACGActgggaggaggaggaagacaGTGAAGAAAAAGAGTGCCTCAAACCCCAGAGCCATTTTACCACCTACAACTGA